Proteins from one Escherichia coli genomic window:
- the trg gene encoding methyl-accepting chemotaxis protein Trg, giving the protein MNTTPSQRLSFLHHIRLVPLFACILGGILLLFALSSALAGYFLWQADRDQRDVTAEIEIRTGLANSSDFLRSARINMIQAGAASRIAEMEAMKRNIAQAESEIKQSQQGYRAYQSRPVKTPADEALDAELNQRFQAYITGMQPMLKYAKNGMFEAIINHESEQIRPLDNAYTDILNKAVKIRSTRANQLAEQAHQRTRLGVMFMIGAFVLAVVMTLITFMVLRRIVIRPLQHAAQRIEKIASGDLTMNDEPAGRNEIGRLSHHLQQMQHSLGMTVGTVRQGAEEIYRGTSEISAGNADLSSRTEEQAAAIEQTAASMEQLTATVKQNADNAHHASKLAQEASIKASDGGETVSGVVRTMGAISTSSKKISEITAVINSIAFQTNILALNAAVEAARAGEQGRGFAVVASEVRTLASRSAQAAKEIEGLISESVRLIDLGSVEVATAGKTMSTIVDAVASVTHIMQEIAAASDEQSRGITQVSQAISEMDKVTQQNASLVEEASAAALSLEEQAARLTEAVDVFRLNKHSVLAEPRGAGESVSFATA; this is encoded by the coding sequence ATGAATACAACTCCCTCACAGCGATTAAGTTTTTTGCATCACATCAGGCTGGTTCCGTTATTTGCCTGCATTCTTGGCGGTATCTTACTTCTGTTTGCCTTGAGTTCAGCCCTGGCTGGCTATTTCCTCTGGCAGGCCGATCGCGATCAGCGTGATGTGACTGCGGAGATTGAGATTCGGACCGGGTTAGCGAACAGCTCAGATTTTTTGCGTTCGGCCCGGATCAATATGATTCAGGCCGGGGCGGCGAGTCGTATTGCGGAAATGGAAGCAATGAAGCGAAATATTGCGCAAGCCGAATCGGAGATTAAACAGTCGCAGCAAGGTTATCGGGCTTACCAGAGTCGGCCGGTGAAAACACCTGCTGATGAAGCTCTCGACGCTGAATTAAATCAACGTTTCCAGGCTTATATCACGGGTATGCAACCTATGTTGAAATATGCCAAAAATGGCATGTTTGAAGCGATTATCAATCATGAAAGTGAGCAGATCCGACCGCTGGATAATGCTTATACCGATATTTTGAACAAAGCCGTTAAGATACGTAGCACCAGAGCCAACCAACTGGCGGAACAGGCCCATCAGCGTACCCGCCTGGGTGTGATGTTTATGATTGGCGCGTTTGTGCTTGCCGTGGTCATGACGCTGATAACATTTATGGTGCTACGTCGGATCGTCATTCGTCCACTGCAACATGCCGCACAACGGATTGAAAAAATTGCCAGTGGCGATCTGACGATGAATGATGAACCGGCGGGTCGTAATGAAATCGGTCGCTTAAGTCATCATTTACAGCAAATGCAGCATTCACTGGGGATGACAGTCGGGACTGTTCGACAGGGCGCGGAAGAGATTTATCGTGGCACCAGCGAAATTTCCGCTGGCAATGCGGACCTTTCATCTCGCACCGAAGAACAAGCGGCGGCAATCGAACAAACTGCCGCTAGCATGGAGCAACTCACTGCGACGGTGAAACAGAATGCGGATAACGCGCATCATGCCAGCAAACTGGCGCAAGAGGCTTCCATTAAAGCCAGCGATGGCGGGGAGACGGTTTCCGGTGTAGTTAGAACGATGGGAGCAATCTCCACGAGTTCAAAGAAAATTTCCGAGATCACCGCCGTCATCAACAGCATTGCTTTCCAGACAAATATTCTAGCGCTGAATGCTGCCGTTGAAGCCGCGCGAGCGGGTGAGCAAGGACGTGGATTTGCCGTTGTCGCCAGCGAAGTACGGACACTCGCAAGTCGCAGCGCCCAGGCGGCGAAAGAGATTGAAGGCTTGATCAGTGAATCAGTCAGGTTAATTGATCTGGGGTCGGTTGAAGTGGCAACGGCAGGGAAAACCATGAGCACGATTGTTGATGCCGTCGCGAGTGTCACACATATCATGCAGGAGATTGCCGCCGCCTCGGATGAACAAAGTAGAGGCATAACGCAGGTGAGCCAGGCGATTTCCGAAATGGATAAGGTGACGCAACAGAATGCTTCTCTGGTAGAAGAGGCTTCTGCGGCGGCGCTATCCCTTGAAGAACAGGCTGCACGATTAACTGAGGCGGTAGACGTTTTCCGCCTGAACAAACATTCTGTGTTGGCAGAACCACGCGGAGCTGGTGAGTCTGTTAGTTTCGCAACAGCGTGA
- the hokB gene encoding type I toxin-antitoxin system toxin HokB translates to MKRNPLVVCLLIICITILTFTLLTRQTLYELRFRDGDKEVAALMACTSR, encoded by the coding sequence ATGAAGCGCAACCCTCTGGTGGTGTGTCTGCTCATTATCTGCATTACGATTCTGACATTCACACTCCTGACCCGACAAACGCTCTACGAACTGCGGTTCCGGGACGGTGATAAGGAGGTTGCTGCGCTCATGGCCTGCACGTCCAGGTAA
- a CDS encoding periplasmic protein — MKKLALILFMGTLVSFYADAGRKPCSGSKGGISHCTAGGKFVCNDGSISASKKTCTN, encoded by the coding sequence ATGAAAAAACTGGCACTTATCTTGTTTATGGGAACGCTTGTTTCCTTTTATGCCGATGCCGGGCGCAAACCCTGTTCTGGTTCGAAAGGGGGGATCTCTCACTGTACAGCAGGCGGCAAATTTGTCTGTAATGATGGTTCTATTAGTGCATCGAAAAAAACATGCACTAACTGA
- the yncP gene encoding hypothetical protein, giving the protein MNLLVRCAGKIPALALTWTCRP; this is encoded by the coding sequence ATGAATCTGCTAGTCAGATGCGCGGGGAAAATCCCCGCGCTTGCCCTTACCTGGACGTGCAGGCCATGA